A region of Catenibacterium mitsuokai DNA encodes the following proteins:
- a CDS encoding D-alanyl-D-alanine carboxypeptidase family protein, whose protein sequence is MKYRKWICMLCAIFLLSACATKEPVKEEKKKVVSIPQPTLNTEDVSAVVMDADTGKVYYAKNEQESRYPASTIKLLSALVAIDYYKDNDALTTRNIMSLPDRVFIHTAPVYDGERIPFKDVIHGMLLKSSNEMALTLAENYKGGYDGFIEAMNKRAKKIGCTKVDVSNPHGLSYADKGWLKETCSTKDMALIAKEFYKNKKLRKIISTESYIFESNPNREMKNVRMTQKDSTYYDKRVIGGKTGFTNLAGRCLVTYSKVKKKTIITVVFKENTRGETYTDTKKLLDYVNDLLAA, encoded by the coding sequence ATGAAATATCGTAAATGGATTTGTATGCTATGTGCCATTTTTTTGCTGAGTGCATGTGCAACAAAAGAACCAGTCAAAGAGGAAAAGAAGAAAGTTGTTTCTATTCCACAGCCTACACTTAATACTGAAGATGTTTCTGCAGTGGTGATGGATGCTGATACCGGAAAGGTCTATTATGCAAAAAATGAACAGGAATCACGTTATCCTGCTTCTACTATTAAACTCTTAAGTGCTCTCGTTGCGATTGATTATTATAAGGATAATGACGCACTGACTACACGTAATATTATGTCTTTACCAGATCGTGTATTTATTCATACAGCACCAGTTTATGATGGTGAAAGAATTCCTTTTAAAGATGTGATCCATGGAATGCTTTTAAAGAGTTCTAATGAAATGGCCCTTACCCTGGCCGAGAATTATAAGGGGGGTTATGATGGATTTATTGAAGCAATGAACAAGAGGGCTAAAAAGATTGGCTGTACGAAAGTAGATGTTTCTAATCCTCATGGACTAAGTTATGCAGATAAAGGATGGCTAAAAGAAACATGCAGTACAAAGGATATGGCACTTATTGCAAAAGAATTCTATAAGAATAAGAAATTAAGAAAAATCATTTCTACAGAAAGCTATATCTTTGAATCCAATCCGAATCGTGAAATGAAGAATGTAAGGATGACACAGAAAGATTCTACTTATTATGATAAGAGAGTTATTGGTGGTAAAACAGGCTTTACAAATCTTGCGGGCAGATGTCTTGTTACTTATTCTAAAGTAAAAAAGAAGACAATCATTACAGTTGTCTTTAAAGAAAACACACGTGGAGAAACCTATACAGATACAAAGAAGCTTCTTGACTATGTCAACGATCTATTAGCAGCATAA
- the recU gene encoding Holliday junction resolvase RecU gives MVNYPNLKKASVNVSIPKNSTSKHYTAFRGMSLEEDINLSNTYYLSVDQAVIYKKPTPIQIVKVDYPSRNKARIVEAYYQAPSTTDYNGIYKGRYIDFEAKETKSLRFPFRNISEHQINHLERVQRHGGIAFIIIAFTSVGEVYLLDASIMIERFFHDKKQHISYDEVKESGHLIKQGYQPRLAYLDVIDEFYLKEDTL, from the coding sequence ATGGTTAATTATCCAAACCTGAAAAAGGCATCGGTTAATGTGTCTATTCCTAAGAATTCTACAAGTAAGCACTATACTGCTTTTCGTGGAATGAGCTTAGAAGAAGACATCAACCTATCTAACACCTATTACTTATCTGTTGATCAGGCTGTCATCTATAAAAAACCGACGCCTATCCAGATTGTAAAAGTCGATTATCCTTCACGAAATAAAGCCCGTATAGTTGAGGCATATTACCAGGCGCCATCTACTACGGATTATAATGGTATTTATAAAGGCAGATATATTGATTTCGAAGCCAAAGAAACAAAATCATTACGATTTCCTTTTCGTAATATTTCAGAGCATCAGATCAATCATCTTGAACGTGTGCAGCGTCATGGAGGAATTGCCTTTATTATTATTGCCTTTACATCTGTGGGCGAAGTCTATTTACTGGATGCTTCAATTATGATAGAGCGCTTTTTTCATGACAAGAAGCAGCATATAAGTTATGATGAAGTGAAAGAAAGTGGACATCTTATTAAGCAGGGCTACCAGCCTAGATTGGCTTATTTAGATGTAATCGATGAATTTTACCTTAAGGAGGACACTTTATGA